Below is a genomic region from Azoarcus sp. KH32C.
ATGGCCACCTTCGACGTGAAGACCTTGCGCGCGAATGGCGGCCCCTGTGACGGCGAGTACTTCGGCCTGCCGTGGCCATGTTACGGCACGCCGGAGCTGAAGCACCCGGGCACGCCCAACCTCTATGACACGTCGAAGCACGTGATGGAAGGGGGCGGCAACTTCCGTGCGAACTTCGGCGTCGAGCGCGATGGCGTGTCGCTGCTCGCCGAGGACGGTTCGGCCTCGAAGGGCGCCGAGCTGCAGATGGGCTACCCTGAGTTCGACGACGTGCTCTTGAAGAAGCTCGGCTGGTGGGACGAACTCACCGACGTCGAAAAGGCCGCGGCCGAGGGCAAGAACTGGAAGACCGATCTCTCGGGCGGGATCATCCGCGTCGCAATGAAGAACCACGGCATGCACCCCTTCGGTAACGCCAAGGCGCGCGCGCTGGTGTGGAACTTCCCCGATCCGGTGCCGCTGCACCGCGAGCCGATCTACTCGCCGCGCCCGGATCTGGTCGAGAAGTACCCGACGCACGACGACAAGATGAAGTTCTGGCGCCTGCCGACGCTATACAAGTCGCTGCAGGAGAAGGTCAAGGACATCTCCAAGGAATACCCGCTAATCATGACCTCGGGGCGTCTCGTGGAGTACGAGGGGGGCGGCGAGGAAACGCGCTCGAACCCGTGGCTCGCCGAGCTGCAGCAGGAGATGTTCGCCGAGGTGAACCCGAAGGACGCCAACGACGCCGGCTTCCGCGACGGCGACTACATCTGGGTCGAGTCGCCGACCAAGGCGAAGCTCAAGGTGCGCGCGCAGGTCACGCAGCGCGTCGCCCCCGGCACTGTCTTCCTGCCTTTCCACTTCTCGGGCTGGTGGCAGGGCAAGGACATGCTCGAGTTCTATCCGGAAGGCGCGGCGCCGATCGTGCGCGGCGAAGCGGTCAACACCGCGACGACCTACGGCTATGACTCGGTGACGATGATGCAGGAAACCAAGACTACGCTGTGCCGGGTTTCAAAAGCCTGAGGGGGAGGACAAGAATATGGCACGCATGAAATTCCTGTGTGACGCCGAGCGCTGCATCGAGTGCAACAGCTGCGTCACCGCCTGCAAGAACGAGCACGAGGTGCCGTGGGGCGTGAATCGCCGGCGCGTCGTCACGATCAACGACGGGGTGCCGGGCGAGCGTTCGATCTCGGTCGCCTGCATGCACTGCTCGGATGCGCCATGCATCGCGGTGTGCCCGACCAACGTGATCTACCAGACCGAGGAAGGCGTCGTCCTGCACGACAAGGACGGCTGCATCGGCTGCGGTTACTGCTTCTACGCCTGTCCCTTCGGCGCGCCACAGTTCCCGAACGGCCCGGCGGCCTTTGGTGCGCGTGGCAAGATGGATAAATGCACCTTCTGCGCCGGCGGTCCGGAGGAGAACGGTTCGCAGGCCGAGTTCGAGAAGTACGGCCGCAACCGCATCGCCGAAGGCAAGCTGCCGCTGTGTGCCGAGATGTGCTCGACGAAGGCGCTGCTTGCCGGCGACGCGACCGAGATCTCCGACATCTACCGCGAACGCGTGCTGCGCCGCGGCAAGGGCGTCGAGGCCTGGGGCTGGATGACGGCCTACGGCAAGGAAAAGGAGGGCGCGAAATGAAACCGCACATCCCCTGCATGGCGCTTGCGGTGTCGCTCGTCGCCGCATTGCTGGCCGGCTGCGGCGAGCGGTCGCAGGTCGTGAAATACGAACAGGGCAAGTATGCCGGCAAGGCCGACGCGCGGCCGTGGGAAGGCGGCGTCTTCAAGGGCGACAAGGGCGCGTGGGAGCAGGCTGAGCGGAACCGCGTCCGCAGCCAGAACGAATACAAGCGGACCGAGTGAGGAGCACGCCATGAGCACATTCCTCAGGCAGCGCAGCGGCGTCGGCCTGCTGCTGGCGCTGTGGCTGCTTGCGCTGGGTAGCACACCGGTGCAGGCCGAGGGTGCGGCCACACCGGCCGCCGACCCCGCCGCCGTCCAGGTCGAACGCCAGAAGGTGCAGCCGCTCAACAACGCCCCGGTGTGGCGCGAAGTGCGCTCCGGCGAGGTCCATTTCACCACCGTGCGCGGACCCGAGACCGGCGTGCTGATCCAGAGCGAAGGCCAAGTGTGGCGCCAGTGGCGCAACGGCCCGGTGACCCTTTATGGCGGCCTGCTGCTGCTGGTCGTGCCGGCCGCGATCGGGCTGTTCTACCTCGTGAAGGGGGGGCTCAAGCTGCATGCCGCGCCGACCGGGCGCAAGATACAGCGCTTCAGCACCGTCGAGCGCATCGTGCACTGGGGCACTGCGGGCTGCTTCGTCGTGCTCGCGCTTACCGGCGTGTGCATCCTGTTCGGCAAGCACTTCATCGAACCGGTGTTCGGCCAGGCCGTGCTCGGCGGGCTGCTGCGGGTCGGCAAGACCGTGCACAACTACCTCGGACCGGTGTTCCTGGTGTTCACGGTGCTGATGATCGTGATGTTCGCGCGCGACAATGTGTGGCAGGCGATCGACAGCATGTGGATCCGAAAGGCCGGGGGGCTTGCGAGCGGCGAGCATGTGCCGTCGGGGCGTTTCAACTTCGGCGAGAAGACCTGGTTCTGGATCGGCGTGACCTTCCTCGGCCTG
It encodes:
- a CDS encoding formate dehydrogenase subunit gamma, coding for MSTFLRQRSGVGLLLALWLLALGSTPVQAEGAATPAADPAAVQVERQKVQPLNNAPVWREVRSGEVHFTTVRGPETGVLIQSEGQVWRQWRNGPVTLYGGLLLLVVPAAIGLFYLVKGGLKLHAAPTGRKIQRFSTVERIVHWGTAGCFVVLALTGVCILFGKHFIEPVFGQAVLGGLLRVGKTVHNYLGPVFLVFTVLMIVMFARDNVWQAIDSMWIRKAGGLASGEHVPSGRFNFGEKTWFWIGVTFLGLIVAGSGLVMDFPNFGQIRATMQLANLIHGVCAMLLIALSLGHIYMGTIGVQGAYQSMRTGYVDETWAKEHHESWYDEVKAGRSSHP
- the fdh3B gene encoding formate dehydrogenase FDH3 subunit beta; translated protein: MARMKFLCDAERCIECNSCVTACKNEHEVPWGVNRRRVVTINDGVPGERSISVACMHCSDAPCIAVCPTNVIYQTEEGVVLHDKDGCIGCGYCFYACPFGAPQFPNGPAAFGARGKMDKCTFCAGGPEENGSQAEFEKYGRNRIAEGKLPLCAEMCSTKALLAGDATEISDIYRERVLRRGKGVEAWGWMTAYGKEKEGAK